A genomic region of Alistipes megaguti contains the following coding sequences:
- a CDS encoding YeiH family protein: protein MLEKGNRANTLHGILLIALFSFAAFYIASFPIVKRLSFSPLIVGIVLGMLYANSLRNKLPETWVPGIKFCTKQVLRWGIILYGFRLTLAQVAAVGVPAVVVDLVVVVVTILGGVLLGRLLKIDRDTALMTSTGSAICGAAAVLGAEPVVKCEGYKTAIAVSTVVIFGTLSMFLYPIMYRTGMLDGLSDTGVAIYTGSTLHEVAHVAGAGNAMDPTDSLGIAGTATITKMIRVMMLAPVLVVMSLALAGRRRREDAAAVAEGAKAEKSRITIPWFAFGFIAVICLNSLLQHWCGVESVREIPLNGTIEYIDTFMLTMAMTALGTETSLDKFRQAGAKPFVLAGLLYVWLVVGGYFLTKWVVGMM, encoded by the coding sequence ATGTTGGAAAAAGGCAATCGGGCAAACACCCTCCACGGCATTCTGCTGATCGCATTGTTCTCGTTCGCGGCGTTCTATATCGCCAGCTTCCCCATCGTCAAGCGGCTCTCGTTCAGCCCGCTGATCGTCGGTATCGTGCTGGGCATGCTCTATGCCAACAGCCTGCGCAACAAACTCCCCGAGACGTGGGTCCCGGGCATCAAGTTCTGCACGAAACAGGTGCTGCGCTGGGGTATCATCCTCTACGGTTTCCGTCTGACGCTGGCTCAGGTGGCCGCCGTGGGCGTTCCGGCCGTGGTCGTCGACCTGGTGGTGGTTGTGGTGACGATCCTCGGCGGCGTACTGCTGGGCCGTCTGCTGAAGATCGACCGCGACACGGCGCTGATGACCTCCACGGGAAGCGCCATCTGCGGTGCGGCCGCCGTGCTGGGCGCCGAACCCGTAGTCAAGTGCGAAGGCTACAAGACCGCCATCGCCGTCTCGACGGTAGTTATCTTCGGAACCCTCTCGATGTTCCTCTACCCGATCATGTACCGCACGGGAATGCTCGACGGACTCTCGGATACGGGCGTGGCCATCTACACGGGCAGCACGCTCCACGAGGTGGCCCACGTCGCCGGGGCGGGCAACGCCATGGACCCGACCGACTCGCTGGGCATTGCCGGCACGGCCACCATCACGAAGATGATCCGCGTGATGATGCTGGCTCCGGTGCTGGTGGTGATGAGTCTGGCGCTGGCCGGACGCCGCCGCCGGGAGGATGCCGCCGCCGTTGCCGAGGGCGCCAAGGCCGAAAAGAGCCGTATCACGATTCCGTGGTTCGCCTTCGGATTCATCGCCGTCATCTGTCTCAACTCGCTGCTGCAGCACTGGTGCGGCGTGGAGAGCGTGCGCGAGATCCCGCTCAACGGCACGATCGAATACATCGACACCTTCATGCTGACGATGGCCATGACGGCACTGGGCACCGAGACGAGCCTCGACAAGTTCCGCCAGGCGGGTGCCAAACCCTTCGTACTGGCCGGGCTGCTCTACGTATGGCTCGTCGTGGGGGGCTACTTCCTCACGAAGTGGGTCGTCGGAATGATGTAG
- a CDS encoding GNAT family N-acetyltransferase has protein sequence MNLSELQFIAFRSRQDRMWPEAWALYEDSFPACERWDASSYDRAFADPAFEADAILLDGAFAGLLFHWAADGFHYVEHLAVSPHLRGQHLGSRALEAFCRDRRVILEIDPPEDTVSIRRLHFYERLGFVANPYNYVHPSYRSPFHPHRLVLMSRPEPLTDQEARRFADFIRGHVLSYSDHENPALPRID, from the coding sequence ATGAATCTCTCCGAACTGCAATTCATCGCCTTCCGCTCGCGGCAGGACCGGATGTGGCCCGAAGCCTGGGCCCTTTACGAGGACTCGTTTCCGGCCTGCGAACGCTGGGACGCCTCGTCCTATGACCGGGCTTTCGCCGATCCGGCCTTCGAAGCCGATGCCATCCTCCTCGACGGCGCCTTCGCCGGGCTGCTCTTCCACTGGGCGGCCGACGGATTCCACTACGTCGAGCACCTGGCCGTGTCGCCGCACCTGCGCGGGCAGCATCTCGGATCGCGGGCCCTGGAGGCCTTCTGCCGCGACCGGCGGGTCATTCTGGAGATCGATCCGCCCGAGGATACGGTCTCGATCCGCCGGCTGCACTTCTACGAACGGCTGGGCTTCGTCGCCAATCCCTACAATTACGTCCATCCTTCGTACCGGAGTCCGTTCCATCCCCACCGTCTGGTGTTGATGAGCCGTCCCGAGCCGCTCACCGACCAGGAAGCGCGCCGCTTCGCCGACTTCATCCGCGGGCACGTGCTGAGCTACTCCGATCACGAGAACCCCGCACTGCCGCGTATCGACTGA
- a CDS encoding GDSL-type esterase/lipase family protein: MKKTRLLLFLLATALLASCQKDPTEGSPTPVKAEFRGTAVFQASDSSQEAFSLMWEPDVDRIGLFTLTDGRPDQSNVYYAAFSSAAGTTEFVSPSPLKSIEWDPNAATCDIYAYYPYRLSHSDMKAIPVAIPARQNGRPDSNASIKRSVTLYAAAQKAPSSGDPVELDFSSPAGIVELQLSSSVPITGVRTIRLRADAGVTLAYDGGTLDLTDGAVTLDPQIKPSNSVELALDEPTMIYRTPASFYLLVNPTAGGLTLDLELDYGSDGRTLTVGRLTTPEEGIRNGMLTRYEIPFEYDGSAIESENLSAGATANTYLVTRPGTTYRFNAMVKGNGVARSFTWTESDGTQITRSYDQSELAILPSDVRLLWYNSPKSADGWSHRCPIVENSVIYELGTVYFTTPDPFVPGNAVLAAFDDEGQILWSWNIWASESYDPEASAVRVGRYTMMDRNLGAMAGAEAMNSTDAAQAALAVGNYYQWGRKDPFPAAAEYSDLGLNGSQMFWGIPSYTPIEELKQDRSSESWGAADLIFSDNAANNSRPLGTVLGAGFTTEQGVAEAVRYPYRWMAYTGSDCSGGYYFWMLDYNKLTSPEERGAWRWLWGAPAIGAVEENDNLKTIYDPCPAGWKVAPAEAYAFALSSLTEKQYGYYSDRYGLYFPWTGQRQAGFGGSQIRSLTNGTMFLSSACVAETTLQKGQPGGISTGNSYPGAGYNLRCVKEEAGTWSPSGNGPRCVLIGNSITRTWNSYDPEFITGNNLLAKGIDGQTSAQILARFFADVVVNEPLCVQIECGTNDIADNDGEQRTNEEILANVRTMAEKAVSKGIKVIIASVLPSTDMWWKDDAWKEEFNPGVPQRIIELNEMLKAYAEENGFGYADYHTALKDENNGLKKEYQVDAVHPNLAGFKVMEAIFLQVLEQTLHPNAATPGDGQLDNFDKEEWN; the protein is encoded by the coding sequence ATGAAAAAAACGAGACTTTTGCTCTTTCTCCTCGCAACGGCCCTTCTCGCCTCGTGTCAGAAGGATCCGACGGAAGGATCCCCGACGCCGGTGAAGGCGGAGTTCCGGGGCACGGCGGTATTCCAGGCCTCCGACTCCTCGCAGGAGGCCTTCAGCCTGATGTGGGAACCCGACGTGGACCGAATCGGACTCTTCACGCTGACCGACGGCCGGCCCGACCAGTCCAACGTCTACTATGCGGCCTTCTCGTCGGCGGCCGGAACCACCGAGTTCGTCAGCCCCTCGCCGCTGAAGAGCATCGAATGGGACCCGAATGCCGCCACGTGCGACATCTACGCCTACTACCCCTACCGCCTGTCGCACTCCGACATGAAGGCGATCCCGGTCGCCATCCCCGCCCGGCAGAACGGCCGGCCGGACAGCAATGCCTCGATCAAAAGGTCGGTGACGCTCTACGCCGCAGCCCAAAAGGCCCCCTCTTCGGGAGATCCCGTCGAACTCGACTTCTCGAGCCCGGCCGGAATCGTGGAGCTGCAGCTCTCCTCCTCGGTGCCCATCACGGGAGTACGGACCATCCGGCTGCGGGCCGATGCCGGCGTAACCCTGGCCTATGACGGGGGCACCCTCGACCTGACGGACGGTGCCGTAACCCTCGATCCGCAGATCAAACCCTCGAACAGCGTCGAACTCGCGCTCGACGAGCCGACGATGATCTATCGTACGCCCGCCTCGTTCTACCTGCTGGTCAACCCGACGGCCGGCGGACTCACCCTCGATCTCGAACTCGACTACGGAAGCGACGGCAGAACCCTGACCGTCGGCAGGCTCACCACCCCCGAGGAGGGAATCCGCAACGGAATGCTGACCCGTTACGAGATACCGTTCGAGTATGACGGCAGTGCAATCGAATCCGAGAACCTGAGCGCCGGGGCGACGGCCAACACCTATCTGGTGACCCGACCCGGCACGACCTACCGCTTCAACGCCATGGTCAAGGGCAACGGCGTGGCCCGCAGCTTCACCTGGACGGAGAGCGACGGCACGCAGATCACCCGGTCGTACGACCAGTCCGAACTCGCAATCCTTCCCAGCGACGTGCGGCTGCTGTGGTACAACTCCCCGAAGAGCGCCGACGGCTGGAGCCACCGCTGTCCCATCGTCGAGAATTCGGTCATCTACGAACTCGGCACGGTCTACTTCACCACGCCGGATCCCTTCGTGCCGGGCAATGCCGTACTGGCCGCCTTCGACGACGAAGGGCAGATCCTCTGGAGCTGGAACATCTGGGCCTCGGAGAGCTACGATCCCGAAGCCTCGGCCGTCCGGGTGGGCCGCTACACGATGATGGACCGCAACCTGGGTGCCATGGCCGGTGCCGAAGCCATGAACAGCACGGATGCCGCTCAGGCCGCCCTGGCCGTGGGCAACTACTACCAGTGGGGACGCAAGGATCCCTTCCCCGCCGCGGCCGAATACAGCGATCTGGGACTCAACGGTTCGCAGATGTTCTGGGGAATTCCCTCCTACACGCCGATCGAGGAGCTGAAGCAGGATCGTTCGAGCGAGTCGTGGGGCGCCGCGGACCTGATCTTCAGCGACAACGCCGCCAACAACAGCCGCCCGCTCGGAACGGTGCTCGGCGCCGGGTTCACCACCGAACAGGGTGTGGCCGAAGCCGTGCGGTATCCCTACCGCTGGATGGCCTACACGGGCAGCGACTGCAGCGGCGGCTACTACTTCTGGATGCTCGACTACAACAAGCTCACCTCCCCGGAGGAGCGCGGCGCCTGGCGCTGGCTGTGGGGCGCCCCCGCCATCGGAGCCGTCGAGGAGAACGACAACCTGAAAACCATCTACGACCCCTGCCCCGCAGGCTGGAAGGTAGCTCCGGCCGAGGCCTACGCCTTCGCCCTGAGTTCGCTCACCGAGAAGCAGTACGGATACTACAGCGACCGTTACGGCCTCTACTTCCCCTGGACCGGACAGCGGCAGGCCGGATTCGGCGGCAGCCAGATCCGCTCGCTGACCAACGGAACCATGTTCCTCTCCTCGGCCTGCGTCGCGGAGACGACCCTCCAGAAAGGACAACCCGGCGGCATCTCGACCGGAAACTCCTATCCCGGCGCCGGCTACAACCTGCGCTGCGTGAAGGAGGAGGCCGGAACGTGGAGCCCCTCGGGCAACGGTCCGCGCTGCGTGCTGATCGGAAACTCCATCACCCGCACGTGGAACTCCTACGACCCGGAGTTCATCACCGGAAACAACCTCCTGGCCAAGGGCATCGACGGCCAGACCTCGGCGCAGATCCTCGCCCGCTTCTTCGCGGACGTGGTGGTCAACGAGCCGCTGTGCGTGCAGATCGAATGCGGCACCAACGACATCGCCGACAACGACGGAGAGCAGCGAACCAACGAAGAGATTCTGGCCAACGTGCGGACAATGGCCGAAAAGGCCGTCTCGAAGGGCATCAAGGTGATCATCGCTTCGGTGCTTCCGTCGACCGACATGTGGTGGAAGGACGACGCCTGGAAGGAGGAGTTCAACCCGGGCGTTCCGCAGCGGATCATCGAACTGAACGAAATGCTGAAGGCCTACGCCGAGGAGAACGGTTTCGGCTATGCCGACTACCACACGGCTCTCAAGGACGAGAACAACGGGCTGAAGAAGGAGTACCAGGTGGATGCCGTACACCCGAATCTGGCAGGCTTCAAGGTGATGGAGGCGATCTTCCTGCAGGTGCTCGAGCAGACCCTGCACCCGAATGCCGCAACTCCGGGCGACGGACAGCTCGACAATTTCGACAAGGAGGAGTGGAATTGA